The proteins below are encoded in one region of Spirochaetota bacterium:
- a CDS encoding GGDEF domain-containing protein, which translates to MLKQKYIKVLCFILCIMFTVVIGYIRYSLGVELAFSIFYLIPITMTTMVNGRISGIFMSIFSTASWLIADVMLLENFSGKYIPFLNETFRFIVFLFIVFLVSKLMHLLHKQEEIAATDPLTGIANRRFFYKQAENELKRIQRHKYPLSIAYIDLDNFKFINDKFGHNEGDHLLNVVAQSIKKNIRTIDIFARLGGDEFAILFIGSGAEAAFSISNKLNTNLLRLMKEHGWPVTFSIGIVTYETPPSSVDELINCADKLMYQSKRSGRNMISSKLIN; encoded by the coding sequence ATGTTAAAGCAAAAATATATAAAGGTACTATGTTTCATTCTGTGCATCATGTTTACGGTTGTTATTGGGTATATTCGTTATTCATTAGGTGTGGAACTGGCATTTTCAATATTTTATTTAATCCCGATCACAATGACCACAATGGTAAATGGAAGAATATCAGGTATTTTTATGTCCATTTTCAGCACAGCGTCATGGCTTATAGCTGATGTTATGTTGTTGGAAAATTTTTCAGGCAAATATATCCCTTTTTTGAATGAAACCTTTAGGTTTATTGTCTTTTTGTTTATTGTTTTTTTAGTATCAAAATTGATGCATTTATTACATAAGCAAGAAGAGATTGCTGCGACAGATCCTTTGACAGGGATAGCTAATAGAAGATTTTTTTATAAACAGGCGGAGAATGAGTTAAAGAGGATTCAGAGACATAAATATCCCCTTTCTATTGCATACATAGATCTTGATAATTTTAAGTTTATAAATGATAAATTTGGACATAATGAAGGAGATCATTTATTGAATGTAGTTGCTCAGAGCATAAAAAAAAATATTCGAACTATTGATATATTTGCGAGATTAGGAGGCGATGAATTCGCGATACTATTTATAGGAAGTGGAGCGGAAGCGGCCTTTTCAATTTCCAATAAGCTTAATACTAATTTATTAAGGTTAATGAAAGAACATGGCTGGCCTGTGACATTTAGTATCGGGATTGTCACTTATGAAACACCCCCATCTAGTGTAGATGAATTGATAAATTGTGCTGACAAGCTTATGTATCAGTCAAAACGTAGCGGTAGGAATATGATTAGCTCTAAATTAATAAATTAA
- a CDS encoding DRTGG domain-containing protein, protein MKKIVISSIRECVGKTSIIAGFVTAVNKRFGYIKPLGDRLVYYRKKSWDYDSHTIVKLLGYEGDLESHSENITIGFDHSKLRYMYDEEGIKETLSEMVGDIGRDNDVLFIEGGRDLSFGTSAHLDPLSISKYIDGKVIIIISGDSDMIIDDIQFINKYLNLDDINFGGIVINKVNNIDEFYNNYIPLIDKIGIDVFGVLPYKEELTYFNVGFLAESLFAKVISGEKGLKNIVKNILIGTMSTTNSMMSHSITRDNQLMITSGDRNDIILNSIKSGNIGIILTNNIVPSQNIISKAAEHNIPLLLVPMDTYQVSKRIDEMEALLTSESNDRIKLLAQLIEKNVNIDNFLR, encoded by the coding sequence ATGAAAAAGATAGTAATCTCATCGATACGTGAGTGCGTTGGCAAAACCAGCATAATCGCTGGATTTGTAACTGCTGTGAATAAGAGGTTTGGATATATTAAGCCTTTGGGTGATAGGCTTGTATATTATCGAAAAAAGAGCTGGGATTACGATTCTCATACAATTGTAAAACTTCTAGGTTATGAAGGGGATCTCGAAAGTCATTCGGAAAATATTACAATAGGCTTTGACCATTCAAAACTTAGATATATGTATGATGAAGAGGGAATAAAGGAAACTCTCTCTGAGATGGTCGGAGATATAGGCCGTGACAATGATGTGTTGTTTATTGAGGGTGGTCGAGATCTAAGTTTTGGGACATCGGCGCATCTTGATCCGCTTTCAATATCAAAATATATAGACGGAAAAGTCATTATTATTATAAGCGGCGATAGTGATATGATAATAGACGATATACAATTTATAAATAAATATTTAAATTTGGATGATATTAATTTTGGTGGTATTGTAATAAACAAAGTTAATAATATCGACGAGTTTTATAATAATTATATTCCCCTTATTGATAAAATTGGTATAGATGTTTTCGGAGTTCTGCCTTATAAAGAAGAATTGACTTACTTTAATGTTGGATTTTTGGCAGAAAGTCTTTTTGCCAAGGTTATTTCAGGTGAAAAGGGTTTGAAGAACATCGTAAAAAACATTCTAATTGGTACAATGTCAACCACCAACTCGATGATGTCTCATTCTATAACTAGAGACAATCAACTAATGATAACCAGCGGAGATAGAAATGATATAATACTTAATTCGATAAAGAGCGGCAATATCGGGATAATTTTGACTAATAATATTGTGCCGTCTCAGAACATCATTTCAAAAGCGGCCGAGCATAATATCCCATTACTTCTTGTACCCATGGATACATATCAGGTGTCTAAAAGAATAGATGAGATGGAGGCTTTATTGACAAGCGAAAGTAATGATAGGATTAAGCTATTGGCTCAATTAATAGAGAAAAATGTAAATATTGATAATTTCCTTAGGTAA